A portion of the Fusobacterium nucleatum genome contains these proteins:
- a CDS encoding DUF2194 domain-containing protein, with the protein MKFYKKEGTNKFIYFFIAIFIIVLILQINRVIDKGGFFSLEQSFSFDKKSAKNTTFTFDKPQKMLVFYNKKSSQSKDILKNLEEAFIFNKVNYTLADIGDIVSITGYDTFIFATDSFIGLQKSTFEGVKQATSNGKNLIFLNTSEYNPFNSISGIQKTGKVIEKSSEIHFTHKLFPGLDQHSPSLEMVVHPSFKMDLDADCKVLAWSKESTPLLWEKKYGKGRILYTNASFFADKITRGLMNQWVSYGNDWYITPFLNAKLMHIDDFPAPIPRTINKVIQDEYQMSTRDFYKQIWWKDMLEIAKQRNLIYSGFIIIDYNDAVNKEDMKEISQITLEDLDIEGRELFLHGGEIGIHGYNHNPLVFDGDIDFPALSYHPWRSEEDMAAGMNQLLKYVKKMFGKKIKLYVYVPPSNILKEEGKAALVKNYPDLNTISSIFYGDERGSYASEIGRDKTIPKLFNFPRFSSGFYYDKDDMWSLFNAIAIYGYWAHFVHPDDVISNDRGKDKTWNELKKEFDKLIGEVEANHPYLEPIRASELTQRYINIEDLKIQSEKRDNKIYVGMENYREPFYMTIRIRNNSIKNISSGTFKEIYDTEDSKIYLLQVETPDLIITLGEENE; encoded by the coding sequence ATGAAATTCTACAAAAAAGAAGGGACTAATAAGTTTATTTACTTTTTTATAGCTATTTTTATTATAGTTTTAATTTTACAAATAAATCGTGTTATAGATAAAGGAGGTTTTTTTTCACTAGAACAAAGTTTTTCTTTTGATAAAAAATCAGCTAAAAACACTACATTTACCTTTGATAAACCACAAAAAATGTTAGTTTTTTATAATAAGAAATCATCTCAATCTAAAGATATACTCAAAAATTTAGAAGAAGCTTTTATATTTAATAAAGTAAATTATACTTTAGCTGATATTGGAGATATTGTATCAATAACTGGTTATGATACTTTTATTTTTGCCACAGACAGTTTTATAGGATTACAAAAATCAACTTTTGAAGGTGTTAAACAGGCAACTTCTAATGGAAAAAACTTAATTTTTTTAAATACTTCTGAATATAATCCCTTTAATTCTATTTCTGGAATTCAAAAAACAGGGAAAGTTATAGAAAAATCTTCAGAAATTCATTTTACTCATAAGTTGTTTCCTGGGCTTGATCAGCATAGTCCTAGTTTAGAAATGGTAGTTCATCCTAGTTTTAAAATGGATTTAGATGCTGATTGTAAAGTTCTAGCCTGGAGTAAAGAAAGTACTCCATTATTATGGGAAAAAAAATATGGAAAAGGTAGAATTTTATATACAAATGCTTCGTTTTTTGCAGATAAAATAACAAGAGGCTTGATGAATCAATGGGTATCATATGGAAATGATTGGTATATTACCCCATTTTTAAATGCAAAGTTAATGCATATAGATGACTTTCCAGCACCAATTCCTAGAACCATAAATAAGGTTATACAAGATGAATACCAAATGAGTACTAGAGATTTCTATAAACAAATTTGGTGGAAAGATATGTTAGAAATAGCAAAACAAAGAAATTTAATATATTCTGGATTTATTATTATAGACTACAATGATGCTGTTAATAAAGAAGATATGAAGGAAATCTCACAAATAACATTAGAAGACCTAGATATTGAAGGTAGAGAATTATTTTTACATGGTGGGGAAATAGGAATTCATGGCTACAATCATAATCCATTAGTATTTGATGGAGATATTGATTTTCCAGCTTTATCTTATCATCCTTGGAGAAGTGAAGAAGATATGGCGGCTGGAATGAATCAGTTATTGAAGTATGTAAAAAAAATGTTTGGGAAAAAGATAAAGTTATATGTATATGTTCCACCTAGTAATATTTTAAAAGAAGAAGGAAAAGCAGCTCTTGTAAAAAATTATCCTGACTTAAATACTATTTCATCTATTTTTTATGGAGATGAAAGAGGATCTTATGCTAGTGAAATAGGTAGAGATAAAACTATTCCAAAGTTATTTAATTTTCCAAGATTTTCCTCAGGTTTTTATTATGATAAAGATGATATGTGGAGTTTATTTAATGCAATAGCAATTTATGGATATTGGGCTCATTTTGTCCATCCTGATGATGTTATTTCAAATGATAGAGGTAAAGATAAAACTTGGAATGAATTAAAAAAAGAATTTGATAAGTTGATAGGAGAAGTTGAGGCAAATCATCCATATTTAGAACCAATAAGAGCTTCTGAATTGACACAAAGATACATCAACATAGAAGATTTAAAAATTCAATCTGAAAAAAGAGACAATAAAATTTATGTTGGAATGGAAAATTATAGAGAACCTTTCTATATGACAATTAGAATCAGAAATAATAGTATAAAAAATATTTCTTCAGGTACATTTAAAGAAATCTATGATACAGAAGATTCTAAAATATATTTATTACAAGTTGAAACCCCAGACTTAATAATCACTTTAGGAGAAGAAAATGAATAA